The following proteins are encoded in a genomic region of Pyrus communis chromosome 11, drPyrComm1.1, whole genome shotgun sequence:
- the LOC137709386 gene encoding glutathione S-transferase F9-like, whose amino-acid sequence MVVKVYGPLYAAPKRVLVCLVEKEVDFETVPVDLLKGENKHPDFLKLQPFGTVPLIQDGDYTLYESRAIMRYYAEKYKSQGTDLLGKTIEERGLVEQWLEVEAHNFQPPIYNLVVHILFAPVLGFPSDPKILQESEEKLGKVLDIYEEQLSKSKYLAGDFFSLADLSHLPFTHFLVANMGKEYMIRDRKHVSAWWDDISNRPSWKRVLQFGDPF is encoded by the exons AAAGCGTGTGCTGGTATGCCTTGTTGAGAAAGAGGTTGACTTTGAGACAGTCCCCGTTGATCTTCTCAAGGGAGAGAACAAACACCCTGATTTCCTCAAGTTACAG CCATTTGGAACAGTTCCTCTCATTCAAGATGGGGATTATACTCTATATG AATCACGCGCAATCATGAGGTACTATGCAGAAAAATATAAGTCACAAGGGACTGATTTGCTGGGAAAGACAATTGAGGAAAGAGGGCTTGTGGAGCAATGGCTAGAAGTTGAAGCACACAACTTCCAGCCACCAATCTACAACTTGGTCGTTCACATTCTCTTTGCCCCAGTTTTGGGTTTTCCTTCAGACCCCAAGATCTTACAAGAGAGTGAAGAAAAGCTGGGAAAAGTGCTGGACATTTACGAGGAGCAGCTGTCAAAGAGCAAGTACTTGGCCGGTGATTTCTTCAGCCTTGCTGATCTTAGCCACCTTCCATTCACTCACTTCTTGGTGGCTAATATGGGGAAGGAGTATATGATCAGGGACAGAAAGCATGTCTCTGCATGGTGGGATGACATTAGCAACAGACCATCTTGGAAGAGGGTCCTACAGTTTGGTGACCCATTTTAA